The Henckelia pumila isolate YLH828 chromosome 2, ASM3356847v2, whole genome shotgun sequence genome includes a window with the following:
- the LOC140880059 gene encoding uncharacterized protein: MSKSLLRLIKTLHHSQHKFKSSTRILVTPHVKEFANEICDILKTEEKQWEETLQNRFFEEEIAPSEVAHVVFDKIRDCELALKFFSFVSLNNFSLDGFAYSSLLKLLARSKAFLEIDSVLLECLNCEEKLPTHEALDFVIRTRADSGLVSKALELYSFVLKTYNTLPHVLVCNSLLNALVKDGNIECAWRVYNEMAERDFSGENCCLDNYSVCIMVKGLCKEGKVEEGLKLIVKRWGKDCIPNIVFYNTLIDGYCKRGDVKRAYGLLEDLKRKGFLPTEETYGAIIYGFSKQGNFEKVDRILKHMESRGMEVNIQVYNNILDAKYKHGFTGEALEIAGKMIEFGSKLDIVTYNSLISNACRDGKLQDAELLLEEIPKRGLVPNKLSFTPLIHAHCKKGDFDQASSLVIKMTECGHKPDLITYGSLVHGLVVAGEIDAALTIRNKMIEKEVPPDACIYNVLINGLCRKSRFADAKQLSLEMLNHNISPDAYVYATLLDGCIRGGNFDDAKKLFDDIISKGMDPGLVGYNAMLKGYCKFGMMKDAVLCMSRMINRNIKPDEFTYSTIIDGYIKQNKFCGALSMFSQMLKRNLAPNVVTYTSLLSGFCQNRDFAGALKIFRTMESNEMAPNVVTYTILIGSLCKNGDLVEAALIFERMLASKCSPNDVTFHYLINGLSNNSASVISRAHSESDNHVPMLLNIFGVMISEGLHPISGAYISIITCLCLRGMLGSALQLTDKMLHKGFPPDSVTLAALLYGICLEGKSKAWRSIIPPKLIGTEHDVALIYMSIFSRYSSPEVSSEVSLILHHLARRKQNVVNET; the protein is encoded by the coding sequence ATGTCTAAATCCCTTCTCCGTCTAATCAAGACTTTGCACCATTCTCAGCACAAATTCAAATCATCCACGAGAATTCTGGTTACACCCCACGTCAAGGAATTCGCTAATGAAATCTGTGATATACTCAAGACTGAAGAGAAACAGTGGGAAGAAACTCTCCAGAATCGATTCTTTGAAGAGGAGATTGCTCCCTCTGAAGTTGCCCACGTAGTGTTTGACAAAATTCGTGATTGTGAATTGGCTCTGAAATTCTTTAGTTTTGTTTCCCTCAACAATTTTTCCCTTGATGGGTTTGCTTATTCATCGCTTTTGAAGCTTTTGGCGCGATCAAAAGCGTTTCTTGAAATAGACAGTGTGTTATTGGAGTGTTTGAACTGTGAAGAAAAATTGCCCACTCACGAGGCATTGGACTTTGTCATCCGTACCCGTGCTGATTCTGGGTTAGTTTCAAAAGCtctcgagttgtattccttTGTATTGAAAACTTATAATACGCTGCCTCACGTCTTGGTTTGTAATTCTCTGCTTAATGCGCTTGTAAAGGATGGAAACATTGAATGTGCTTGGCGTGTATATAATGAGATGGCTGAGAGAGATTTCAGTGGTGAAAATTGTTGTCTCGACAATTATAGTGTTTGTATTATGGTTAAAGGATTGTGTAAAGAAGGAAAGGTTGAGGAAGGTCTAAAGTTGATTGTTAAGAGGTGGGGGAAGGATTGCATACCGAACATTGTGTTCTATAATACTCTCATTGATGGATACTGCAAGAGAGGTGATGTTAAGAGAGCCTATGGGCTTCTGGAGGACCTGAAAAGAAAGGGTTTCTTGCCAACAGAAGAGACTTATGGGGCCATCATATATGGCTTTTCCAAACAAGGAAATTTTGAGAAGGTTGACCGTATATTGAAACATATGGAGTCGAGGGGTATGGAAGTTAATATTCAAGTATATAATAATATTCTAGATGCCAAGTATAAACATGGTTTCACTGGGGAAGCGTTGGAAATTGCCGGAAAAATGATTGAGTTTGGCAGCAAGTTGGACATTGTGACTTATAATTCTTTGATCTCTAATGCATGTAGGGATGGGAAGCTTCAGGATGCTGAACTGCTTTTAGAAGAGATACCTAAGAGGGGATTGGTTCCAAATAAGCTAAGCTTTACGCCTCTCATACATGCCCACTGCAAGAAAGGAGATTTTGACCAAGCCTCCAGTCTTGTCATTAAGATGACAGAATGTGGACATAAACCTGATTTGATAACTTATGGAAGTCTTGTACATGGTCTAGTTGTTGCTGGAGAGATAGATGCTGCATTAACTATTCGAAACAAGATGATAGAAAAGGAAGTACCTCCTGATGCATGTATTTATAATGTCTTGATTAATGGACTTTGTAGAAAAAGTAGATTTGCTGATGCAAAGCAGCTTTCTCTAGAGATGCTCAACCACAATATATCACCTGATGCCTATGTTTATGCCACTTTACTGGATGGATGTATCAGGGGTGGTAATTTTGATGATGCAAAGAAACTTTTTGACGACATTATCAGTAAGGGTATGGACCCTGGGCTTGTGGGGTACAATGCTATGCTTAAAGGCTATTGCAAATTTGGGATGATGAAAGATGCAGTCCTTTGTATGAGTAGAATGATTAATAGAAACATTAAGCCAGATGAATTCACTTACTCTACGATTATTGATGGATACATAAAGCAAAATAAATTTTGTGGTGCATTATCAATGTTTAGCCAGATGCTAAAACGAAATCTTGCACCAAATGTTGTAACTTATACCTCTCTTCTCAGTGGTTTTTGCCAGAACAGAGATTTTGCAGGAGCTTTAAAGATATTTAGGACAATGGAATCGAATGAAATGGCACCTAATGTTGTGACATATACCATACTTATAGGCAGCCTTTGCAAAAATGGGGATCTTGTGGAAGCAGcattgatttttgaaagaatgcTGGCGAGCAAGTGTAGTCCCAATGATGTCACATTTCATTATTTAATTAATGGATTATCAAATAACTCAGCTTCTGTTATTTCAAGGGCACACAGTGAATCTGATAATCACGTGCCTATGCTTCTCAATATTTTTGGAGTGATGATATCTGAGGGCTTACACCCTATCTCTGGTGCATATATTTCAATCATTACTTGCCTTTGCTTGCGCGGAATGCTTGGAAGTGCACTGCAGTTGACAGATAAGATGCTGCATAAAGGCTTTCCTCCAGATTCAGTTACTTTGGCTGCCTTGTTATATGGTATTTGTTTGGAGGGGAAGTCTAAAGCATGGAGGAGCATAATTCCTCCCAAATTGATTGGAACAGAGCATGATGTAGCTTTAATTTACATGTCCATATTTTCACGCTATTCAAGTCCTGAAGTGAGTTCAGAGGTATCACTGATTTTGCATCACCTTGCTAGAAGGAAGCAAAATGTTGTGAATGAGACATGA